Proteins from one Microbacterium sufflavum genomic window:
- a CDS encoding helix-turn-helix domain-containing protein, translated as MRTPAEQFNEAVGRQMRAEIAAARSSIAAMARSVGIARSALDNYVTGKRAIPVPVVYAVCATLGIEPHVLVARAEERLDADGTTAIITPLRRTADVATPRDNTREVAFESDERHDADTDDLYD; from the coding sequence ATGAGGACACCTGCCGAGCAGTTCAACGAGGCCGTCGGGCGGCAGATGCGGGCCGAGATCGCCGCCGCGCGCAGCAGCATCGCGGCGATGGCGCGCAGCGTGGGGATCGCACGCAGCGCCCTCGACAACTACGTCACCGGAAAGCGCGCGATCCCGGTGCCCGTGGTCTATGCCGTGTGCGCGACTCTCGGGATCGAGCCGCACGTCCTGGTCGCGAGAGCCGAGGAGCGCCTCGACGCCGACGGCACCACCGCCATCATCACTCCCCTGCGCCGCACCGCCGATGTCGCCACCCCGCGCGACAATACCCGCGAGGTCGCCTTCGAATCCGACGAGCGGCACGACGCCGACACCGACGACCTCTACGACTGA
- a CDS encoding ImmA/IrrE family metallo-endopeptidase yields the protein MQQLLLRAEDLGLRVIERPGRTRGGFDPATGTIRLAPGMSRRTARSVLAHELGHAHLGHRPTEVPHTRERQERAADEWAARLLLTPQAYAAAERARGAHLASLAFELDVTVEIVVAFQRLLRQGTTATRAA from the coding sequence ATGCAGCAGCTCCTCCTGCGCGCCGAAGACCTCGGTCTGCGCGTGATCGAGCGCCCGGGACGCACGCGCGGCGGGTTCGATCCCGCGACCGGCACCATCCGCCTCGCGCCGGGCATGAGCAGACGGACGGCCCGCAGCGTGCTGGCGCATGAGCTGGGTCACGCACATCTCGGTCATCGACCCACCGAGGTCCCCCACACCCGCGAACGCCAGGAACGGGCGGCGGACGAGTGGGCCGCCCGGCTCCTCCTCACACCGCAGGCGTATGCCGCCGCCGAGCGGGCTCGCGGCGCGCACCTCGCGAGCCTCGCCTTCGAGCTCGATGTCACTGTCGAGATCGTCGTCGCCTTCCAGCGTCTGCTGCGCCAGGGGACCACCGCGACCCGGGCGGCGTGA
- a CDS encoding GNAT family N-acetyltransferase produces MAFLVPPAPVTLTGDLVELRPLDRSHIDGLVDAVREGELWKTAWYTSVPEPDGVAAEVDRRLGLVDRGEMLPFTAIDASGRILGLTSYYDIVADVPRLHIGYTWNRPSAHGTGTNAESKLLLLRHAFETLGVFRVGLTTQWVNFQSRTAIERLGAKQDGVMRAMSRYRNGALRDSVEYSIIEPEWPAVRANLEARLSRRR; encoded by the coding sequence ATGGCCTTCCTCGTCCCGCCCGCCCCCGTGACCCTGACCGGCGACCTCGTCGAGCTGCGTCCCCTCGATCGCTCCCACATCGACGGGCTGGTCGACGCCGTCCGCGAGGGCGAGCTGTGGAAGACGGCGTGGTACACGTCGGTCCCGGAGCCCGACGGCGTGGCCGCGGAGGTGGATCGGCGGCTCGGGCTCGTCGACCGCGGCGAGATGCTGCCGTTCACCGCGATCGACGCGAGCGGACGGATCCTCGGCCTCACGTCGTACTACGACATCGTCGCCGACGTGCCCCGGCTCCACATCGGCTACACCTGGAACCGCCCGTCCGCGCACGGAACCGGAACCAACGCGGAGTCGAAGCTGCTGCTCCTGCGGCACGCGTTCGAAACGCTCGGGGTGTTCCGCGTGGGGCTCACCACGCAGTGGGTCAACTTCCAGTCGCGCACGGCGATCGAGCGACTGGGCGCCAAGCAGGACGGCGTGATGCGCGCGATGAGTCGTTACCGCAACGGCGCGCTCCGCGACAGCGTCGAGTACTCCATCATCGAGCCCGAGTGGCCCGCGGTCCGGGCGAACCTGGAGGCGCGGTTGTCCCGTCGGCGCTGA